In Candidatus Paceibacterota bacterium, the following proteins share a genomic window:
- a CDS encoding alpha-1,2-fucosyltransferase — MIIVKLSGGLGNQMFQYAFGIGLAQAKNVSVFFDTSWYKRNSDRNLEIENFVGKINEASNYQIANILYPKNKIMFLFSLFTHLTWSLSKVHFVEKKFFEFDSDLYNKISESCYLDGYWQNERYFINKREEILNKINLYRNTDKRIARYLNDIRNTNSISIHVRRGDYVKLKVDNICNLEYFHAALELMKNRIPDGKYFIFTDDTNWVNKNLKIEGSCIVSSPSELFPITDLLLMSQCKNNIIANSSYSWWGAWLNKNSVKVVIAPLKWNNDATKTSPALSEWIKINNT; from the coding sequence ATGATTATAGTTAAATTATCTGGAGGATTAGGAAATCAAATGTTTCAATATGCTTTTGGGATTGGCTTGGCTCAAGCAAAAAATGTCTCTGTGTTTTTTGACACATCTTGGTACAAAAGAAACAGTGATAGAAATTTAGAAATAGAAAACTTTGTAGGTAAAATAAATGAGGCCAGTAATTATCAAATAGCAAATATTCTCTACCCAAAAAATAAAATAATGTTTTTATTTTCGCTTTTTACTCATCTTACATGGAGTTTGTCTAAGGTACACTTTGTGGAAAAAAAATTCTTTGAATTCGATTCGGATCTGTACAATAAAATTTCTGAATCTTGCTACTTAGATGGTTATTGGCAAAATGAGAGATATTTTATAAATAAAAGGGAGGAGATTTTAAATAAAATTAATTTATATAGAAATACTGATAAAAGAATAGCTAGGTACCTGAACGACATCAGAAATACAAATTCTATAAGCATTCATGTAAGACGTGGCGATTACGTAAAATTAAAAGTCGATAATATTTGTAATCTCGAATATTTTCATGCTGCCCTAGAATTAATGAAGAATAGAATACCAGATGGAAAATACTTTATATTTACAGATGACACAAATTGGGTAAATAAAAACCTTAAAATAGAGGGTTCTTGTATAGTTTCGTCCCCGAGTGAACTATTCCCAATAACTGACTTGCTGCTTATGTCACAATGTAAAAATAATATCATAGCAAATAGTTCTTACAGCTGGTGGGGTGCGTGGCTAAATAAAAATTCAGTAAAAGTTGTTATTGCCCCATTAAAATGGAATAATGATGCTACAAAAACCAGTCCTGCATTGTCTGAGTGGATAAAAATCAACAACACATGA
- a CDS encoding O-antigen ligase family protein, giving the protein MNIAQHTKSPLTTGLRYFIIACIFLIPFTPLVFYKYLFFPYITGKNFYFRILIELALAAYLVLIAVDPTSRPRRSPLLVALLSFGGIMAIATIFSLNPFKSFWSNFERMDGYITTLHLIAFFIVTTGVLNTRRLWFWLWNTTLGASVIVGIVALQDLFANPPIGRIYGTLGNSTYLGVYSLIHIFLAVFFLVRQAQSEYKNKLGQASLMVLYSLVAIFDAYIMYNTGTRGSFLGLVAGAFFVLVVITFFGKKKNTDQNEAQKNTPKGVRVVAASILGVMVLTIAFFGIFGSTPAVANIPFFARFSAPIQAVLHGDFKSFAESEGKGRLLIWQAALQGAVQRPILGWGPESFNYVFNMHYSPAMYGQEQWFDRSHNVFLDWLIDGGVLGLIGYLALFVALLYIIWKKLGAENIGEDRFSLSDKAIVTGLLIAYFIHNLFVFDNLASYILFFFLLAYVHSLYVGRRRENGNGTSPLASFPLAQKKVNDEVGIYVVAPIVIVILCVGLYFFNLKPYEASASLIDALNPYVVLNPKLGMVSGNVRQRTPAEELAAFKQALSYNTFGNQEIREQILTAASQTISSTDTSTSSQAVKQTFFTLAQTEMAKQIKETPLDARPYILYGSFLSQLGQYDNALIYLNKALTLTPGKQSLLYQIGAAELNKKDYTDALATYKQAFDEDQTNDEARAIYAAAAIYAGKGVGAGNLADQILAGKILPDDRLIQAYFSIGQYAKVVALNEARVAANPTNGQYHVSLAAAYLQVGEKDKAIEQIKQAMAIEPKFQAQGEDLIKRIQSGEDILKSK; this is encoded by the coding sequence ATGAATATTGCACAACATACCAAAAGCCCTTTGACTACCGGTCTTCGTTACTTTATTATCGCTTGTATTTTTTTGATTCCTTTTACTCCGCTGGTTTTCTACAAGTATCTTTTCTTTCCATATATTACGGGTAAAAACTTTTATTTTCGCATCTTGATCGAGTTGGCTTTGGCGGCCTACCTTGTTTTGATTGCTGTTGATCCCACATCCCGTCCTCGTCGTTCACCGCTGCTAGTCGCTCTTTTGAGCTTTGGAGGTATTATGGCCATCGCTACTATTTTTAGTCTCAATCCTTTCAAGAGCTTTTGGAGCAATTTTGAGCGTATGGATGGATACATCACCACTCTTCACCTCATCGCGTTCTTTATTGTCACCACTGGAGTTTTGAATACTCGCAGGCTCTGGTTTTGGCTTTGGAACACCACTCTCGGCGCCAGTGTCATTGTCGGTATCGTGGCCCTCCAAGATCTCTTCGCCAATCCTCCAATCGGACGTATATACGGTACTCTTGGCAACTCCACCTATCTAGGAGTCTATTCGTTGATCCACATTTTTTTGGCAGTTTTCTTTTTGGTCCGTCAGGCTCAGTCTGAGTACAAAAATAAGTTGGGCCAAGCAAGCCTGATGGTCCTTTATTCTCTAGTCGCTATTTTTGATGCATACATTATGTATAACACAGGGACTCGAGGGTCTTTTCTTGGCCTAGTGGCCGGAGCTTTTTTTGTTCTAGTGGTTATTACCTTTTTTGGAAAGAAGAAAAATACCGATCAAAATGAGGCACAAAAAAATACACCCAAAGGTGTGCGTGTTGTTGCGGCCTCTATTCTCGGTGTGATGGTTTTGACGATTGCCTTTTTCGGTATTTTCGGCTCGACACCAGCAGTGGCAAATATTCCTTTCTTTGCCCGCTTCAGCGCTCCTATTCAGGCAGTCCTGCATGGTGATTTCAAGAGTTTCGCAGAAAGCGAGGGCAAAGGGCGTCTTCTTATCTGGCAGGCTGCTTTGCAGGGGGCGGTCCAGCGGCCTATTCTTGGCTGGGGTCCGGAAAGTTTCAATTATGTTTTCAACATGCACTATAGTCCAGCAATGTACGGACAAGAGCAGTGGTTTGATCGTTCACACAACGTATTTCTAGATTGGCTAATTGACGGGGGAGTCCTTGGCCTGATCGGGTACCTAGCTCTTTTCGTGGCCCTCCTATATATAATCTGGAAAAAACTTGGAGCAGAAAATATTGGTGAAGATCGTTTCTCTCTTTCAGACAAAGCCATTGTCACGGGTTTGTTGATTGCGTATTTCATCCACAATCTTTTTGTGTTTGACAACCTGGCCAGCTATATTCTGTTTTTCTTTTTGTTGGCTTATGTCCATTCATTATATGTGGGTCGCAGGCGTGAAAATGGAAATGGTACATCTCCATTAGCTTCGTTTCCTTTAGCTCAGAAAAAAGTCAACGATGAAGTGGGGATTTATGTTGTAGCCCCAATTGTCATTGTCATTCTCTGTGTTGGCCTTTATTTCTTTAACCTTAAGCCATATGAAGCTTCAGCTAGTCTGATCGACGCTCTTAATCCCTATGTCGTACTCAATCCAAAGCTTGGGATGGTGTCTGGCAATGTTCGTCAACGCACACCAGCCGAAGAGCTGGCCGCTTTCAAACAAGCGCTTTCCTACAATACTTTTGGCAATCAGGAAATCCGTGAACAGATTTTGACTGCCGCCAGCCAAACCATTTCAAGCACAGATACTTCGACATCCTCCCAGGCCGTCAAACAAACATTTTTCACTTTGGCCCAAACCGAAATGGCTAAACAAATCAAGGAAACTCCGCTGGACGCTCGACCGTATATTTTGTACGGTTCCTTTTTGAGTCAGCTCGGCCAGTATGACAATGCTTTGATTTATCTCAATAAAGCCTTGACTCTCACTCCGGGCAAGCAGTCTCTCCTCTATCAGATTGGTGCAGCTGAACTGAATAAAAAAGATTACACCGACGCCCTAGCGACTTACAAACAGGCCTTTGATGAAGATCAGACAAACGATGAGGCGCGAGCTATCTATGCAGCCGCGGCTATCTATGCCGGCAAAGGAGTAGGGGCAGGCAACCTAGCCGATCAGATTTTAGCGGGTAAAATATTGCCAGATGATCGTCTGATCCAAGCTTATTTTTCTATCGGTCAATATGCCAAAGTAGTGGCTTTAAATGAAGCCCGAGTGGCGGCCAATCCAACCAATGGACAATACCACGTCTCGCTTGCCGCGGCTTACTTGCAGGTAGGGGAGAAGGATAAAGCGATTGAACAAATCAAACAGGCCATGGCTATCGAGCCAAAGTTTCAGGCCCAAGGTGAAGATTTGATCAAGAGGATCCAGAGTGGGGAGGATATACTCAAAAGTAAGTAA
- a CDS encoding glycosyltransferase — MKRPYLRLKRYTKEKLGLKQLFFVTNIYRFIKKIFYPLTRLIPRKLDSLRDLDDTKKIEGSEQNIETVSVILSGYQRPHTLKEQYAAVMNQTYRPSEVLFWQNGSVKKASFDEEIISKMKAAKSNYNFGVWARFAFALNCKSKYICIFDDDTIPGKKWLENCIQSYKKKPGLYGTIGLIYKSKESYYGAQRIGWDGINNDDIREVDIVGHAWFFEREMLSTYWKELPDLDDFYVGEDMHFSYMLQKYTDLRTYVPPHPINNKELWGSLKGEKYGGDAVATGSFAVSIMDNYFKKIVRLGFKIINDKR, encoded by the coding sequence ATGAAAAGGCCTTACTTGAGATTAAAAAGATATACCAAGGAAAAGTTAGGTTTGAAGCAGCTTTTTTTTGTGACTAATATATATAGATTTATTAAAAAAATTTTTTATCCACTAACGCGATTAATTCCAAGGAAATTGGATAGTCTAAGAGATCTCGATGATACAAAAAAAATTGAGGGGTCAGAACAAAATATAGAGACGGTCTCTGTTATATTGTCTGGATACCAAAGACCTCACACTCTCAAGGAACAGTATGCCGCAGTCATGAATCAAACTTACAGACCTAGCGAGGTTCTTTTTTGGCAAAATGGATCCGTTAAAAAAGCAAGTTTTGATGAAGAAATTATTTCGAAAATGAAAGCAGCCAAATCAAATTATAATTTTGGAGTCTGGGCCAGGTTTGCATTTGCTTTAAACTGCAAATCGAAATACATATGTATATTTGACGACGATACTATTCCTGGGAAAAAATGGTTGGAAAATTGTATTCAATCTTACAAAAAAAAGCCTGGTCTTTATGGAACAATAGGTCTCATCTATAAATCAAAAGAAAGTTATTATGGGGCACAAAGAATAGGTTGGGATGGTATAAACAATGACGATATTAGAGAAGTTGATATAGTTGGACATGCATGGTTTTTTGAAAGAGAGATGCTATCTACATACTGGAAAGAATTACCCGACTTGGATGATTTTTATGTTGGAGAGGATATGCATTTTTCTTACATGCTACAAAAATATACGGATCTAAGAACCTACGTACCCCCACATCCAATTAACAACAAAGAATTGTGGGGCAGTCTAAAAGGAGAAAAATATGGTGGTGATGCTGTGGCCACAGGAAGCTTTGCTGTTTCGATAATGGACAACTACTTTAAAAAAATAGTCCGTTTGGGTTTTAAAATCATAAATGATAAAAGATAA
- the secA gene encoding preprotein translocase subunit SecA yields MSFLGTIFGTSSSRALKAYYPLVEKINLLEPRFAALSSGELAGVTADFKKRLAEAQASNSDISAMLEEILPEAFAAVREAAKRTLGQRHFDVQLIGGAILHRGNISEMKTGEGKTLVATLPAYLNALTGKGVHIVTVNDYLSRRDATWMGQIYAALGLSVGVINHESSFLYDASHKTAEKVESDGETADKTRDELGSFKVVYEFLRPCGRPEAYAADITYGTNNEFGFDYLRDNIEQNPAALRQRGFCYAIVDEIDSILIDEARTPLIISMPTTDSEDLYGTFAKIASKMEKDVHYEVDEKMKSATLTPAGIEQAEKALGIDNIYTEKGMKYVHHLETAVRAKALYQREKAYIVKDNEVLIVDEFTGRLQPGRRWSEGLHQAIEAKEGVKVQKESRTYASITFQNYFRMYDKLSGMTGTAATSSEEFYKVYGLDVIEVPTNKKIARLDKNDLIFQTEKGKFMAIANRIKELNQKGQPVLVGTVSIEKNELLSQYLSREGVKHQMLNAKPQFAEKEGEIVAGAGKKGAVTIATNMAGRGVDIKLGGPVADATAAEEIKALGGLYVIGTERHEARRIDNQLRGRSGRQGDPGETQFFVSLEDDLMRIFATDTIKKMMGRFGIPEDQPIENYLITRSLETAQSKIEGFNFDARKHVLEYDDVLNYQRLIIYKKRRAILVGGREEIDAALNEMIELDIDEERRATEKAAMEKKKTELGDQHFYISVKGLLLQTIDLFWVDHLEMMEYMRSSVNLRAYGQRDPLVEYKKEGLKLFKEMEQSIASEVLQAIPNILGDMGLGFQVPTIEIGPDFGQNVGRNDPCPCGSGKKYKKCHGKNDTI; encoded by the coding sequence ATGTCATTTTTAGGTACTATTTTTGGGACTAGTTCAAGCCGGGCTCTCAAGGCGTATTATCCTTTGGTGGAAAAAATCAACTTGCTAGAACCTCGTTTTGCGGCTCTGTCTAGCGGAGAGCTCGCGGGCGTCACGGCCGATTTTAAAAAGCGTCTCGCTGAAGCTCAAGCCAGCAACTCGGATATTTCCGCCATGCTGGAGGAAATTTTGCCGGAAGCTTTTGCGGCTGTTCGTGAAGCGGCCAAGCGTACTTTAGGACAAAGACATTTTGATGTTCAGTTGATTGGTGGGGCGATTTTGCATCGTGGCAATATTTCCGAAATGAAAACAGGAGAAGGTAAGACGCTGGTGGCCACTCTGCCTGCCTACCTCAATGCTCTGACCGGCAAGGGCGTACACATTGTGACAGTAAACGACTACCTTTCTCGCCGTGACGCCACTTGGATGGGTCAGATCTACGCAGCTCTCGGTCTCTCGGTCGGTGTCATCAACCACGAGTCCTCTTTTTTGTATGACGCATCTCATAAGACGGCGGAAAAAGTCGAGTCAGACGGAGAAACCGCCGATAAGACTCGCGACGAGCTCGGCTCTTTCAAAGTAGTTTATGAATTTCTTCGTCCATGCGGACGCCCTGAAGCCTATGCGGCAGACATCACTTATGGTACCAACAATGAATTTGGTTTTGATTATTTGCGTGACAATATTGAGCAAAATCCGGCGGCTCTTCGCCAGCGCGGATTTTGCTATGCCATCGTGGATGAAATTGACTCCATCCTGATTGATGAAGCGCGTACGCCGCTCATTATTTCCATGCCGACCACGGATTCGGAAGATCTCTACGGGACTTTTGCCAAAATTGCCAGCAAAATGGAAAAAGATGTGCATTATGAGGTGGATGAAAAAATGAAAAGTGCCACTTTGACCCCGGCCGGGATTGAACAGGCCGAAAAAGCTTTGGGGATCGACAATATATATACGGAGAAAGGGATGAAGTACGTTCATCATCTGGAGACAGCTGTCCGCGCCAAGGCCCTCTATCAACGCGAGAAGGCTTATATCGTCAAAGACAATGAAGTGCTGATAGTGGATGAGTTTACCGGACGACTTCAGCCAGGCCGTCGCTGGTCTGAAGGTCTGCATCAGGCTATCGAGGCTAAAGAGGGGGTCAAAGTGCAAAAAGAATCTCGCACCTATGCTTCGATTACTTTCCAGAATTATTTTCGCATGTATGACAAGCTGTCGGGCATGACCGGTACAGCCGCAACTAGCTCTGAAGAATTTTACAAAGTGTATGGTCTAGATGTAATTGAAGTCCCGACCAACAAAAAGATTGCCCGTCTCGACAAAAACGATCTGATTTTTCAAACCGAAAAAGGCAAGTTCATGGCCATTGCCAATCGCATCAAAGAGCTCAACCAAAAAGGTCAGCCAGTGCTTGTCGGCACAGTGTCGATCGAAAAAAATGAATTGCTTTCGCAGTACCTCTCGCGCGAAGGGGTCAAGCATCAAATGCTCAATGCTAAACCTCAATTTGCAGAAAAAGAAGGAGAGATTGTGGCGGGGGCGGGTAAAAAAGGCGCTGTGACTATTGCGACCAACATGGCGGGGCGAGGAGTGGACATCAAGCTGGGCGGGCCGGTAGCGGATGCCACGGCGGCCGAAGAGATCAAGGCGCTCGGAGGGTTGTATGTCATTGGCACGGAGAGGCATGAGGCCCGCCGCATCGACAATCAGCTCCGCGGACGTTCGGGACGACAGGGTGATCCAGGGGAGACGCAATTTTTTGTTTCACTCGAAGATGATTTGATGCGTATTTTTGCCACGGATACTATTAAAAAAATGATGGGACGTTTTGGTATTCCCGAAGATCAGCCAATTGAAAATTATCTGATCACTCGTTCGCTTGAGACTGCTCAGAGCAAGATTGAGGGTTTCAACTTTGACGCCCGCAAGCATGTCCTCGAATATGACGATGTGCTCAACTACCAGCGCTTGATTATTTACAAAAAGCGTCGAGCTATTCTCGTTGGCGGGCGTGAGGAAATTGATGCAGCTCTCAATGAAATGATTGAGCTCGATATTGATGAAGAGCGCAGAGCCACAGAAAAAGCGGCTATGGAAAAGAAGAAAACCGAGCTCGGTGACCAGCATTTTTATATATCGGTCAAGGGTCTTTTGCTCCAAACTATCGATCTCTTTTGGGTGGATCATCTCGAGATGATGGAATACATGCGCAGCAGCGTCAATCTTCGGGCCTATGGTCAGCGGGATCCGCTAGTGGAATACAAAAAAGAGGGCCTTAAACTTTTCAAGGAAATGGAGCAGTCTATTGCAAGCGAGGTTTTGCAGGCTATTCCAAATATTCTTGGTGACATGGGCTTGGGCTTTCAGGTGCCCACTATTGAGATTGGTCCAGACTTTGGGCAAAATGTTGGTCGCAATGACCCCTGTCCTTGTGGAAGTGGCAAGAAATATAAAAAATGTCACGGTAAAAATGATACAATATAA
- a CDS encoding flippase — translation MNFTKTVGFQKYMKSAGWMFFAKIAGLGLSFFVSAYIIRSLGPVNYGELSYAVSFVGLFSFIASLGIDQVVYRDLIKFPDERKKYLGTGLIIKIFAGIIATLLCLMFAFLSSTSGLSLLLILILSLTFLFNAFGIVVYEFYARVKNKYPSLISLAVIILLNVLKIVTISSGKGVIYIAFILLLEPVVTSALLIFLYKKECESIFELTFDKNIAKSLIRDSWPLIFSSAFALIYARIDQVLIKHMLDTASVGIYDSAVRISEGWYFIPSIIVSTFFPAIVIAKSNSDVEYNKRLGRLALVLFFISVSVALPVTFFAKFIMYLL, via the coding sequence ATGAACTTCACAAAAACCGTAGGTTTTCAGAAGTATATGAAAAGCGCCGGTTGGATGTTTTTTGCTAAAATTGCTGGTTTAGGCTTATCTTTCTTTGTTAGCGCCTACATCATTAGAAGTTTGGGCCCAGTCAATTATGGTGAACTGAGCTACGCTGTCAGCTTTGTGGGGCTCTTTTCTTTTATTGCCTCCCTAGGTATAGACCAAGTCGTCTACAGAGACCTGATAAAATTTCCCGATGAAAGAAAGAAATATTTGGGCACAGGTTTGATCATTAAAATATTCGCTGGGATAATTGCAACTCTTCTATGTTTAATGTTTGCCTTTCTTTCGTCTACATCCGGCTTGTCTCTACTCTTGATATTGATCCTCTCTCTCACTTTTCTTTTCAACGCCTTTGGTATTGTTGTATATGAGTTTTATGCAAGAGTAAAAAATAAATATCCGTCTCTTATCTCTCTTGCCGTCATAATCTTATTAAACGTCTTAAAAATAGTCACTATTTCTTCTGGAAAAGGAGTAATCTATATAGCCTTTATCCTCCTACTAGAACCAGTCGTAACTTCTGCTCTTTTAATCTTTTTATATAAAAAAGAATGCGAATCAATCTTCGAACTAACTTTTGACAAAAACATAGCCAAATCTTTAATCAGGGATTCCTGGCCTCTAATTTTTTCGAGTGCTTTTGCTTTGATTTATGCCCGTATTGATCAGGTTTTGATCAAACACATGCTAGACACTGCTTCCGTAGGTATTTACGATTCGGCGGTGAGAATATCTGAGGGCTGGTATTTTATTCCCAGCATCATAGTCAGTACCTTCTTCCCTGCTATCGTGATCGCCAAATCAAATTCTGATGTTGAATACAACAAAAGGCTCGGCCGACTGGCTTTGGTTTTATTTTTTATCTCAGTATCAGTAGCTTTGCCTGTAACATTTTTCGCCAAGTTTATAATGTACTTATTGTAG